The genomic window GACCATTGGGAAATTTACGAATTTGCAGGAAGCGTCCGCGCAGTTGTTCTTCCGCCGTGATGATGGTGATGGCTACGGCGCCGGGCTGCGTCGCGGTAAGCCGGGCGGTCACAAGCTGGTGGCCGCGTTGTGCAAGGCTGAGATGATCGGTGTCGAGCACGTAGCGAATCATGACATTGCGGCGGCCTCCCGCGCGGCCTCTTCTTCGTTCAGTTGACGGCGATACGCGGCGATATTGGCCTGAAAGTCGTCCCAGGTCGGATCGTCTTTGTACTTTCCACAAATTTTCTGCCAGGGATTGGCGGCTTGTGTGTCGGGATCGAACTCGAAGGTGACGAGTTTACCGCGCGCCAGCCATTGGCTCAACGCTTCTTTTGCCTTGGCGACAGCTTCTTCCTCGGTCACGCCTTCCGCCACACAATCGGGCAGCCCGATCACCATTGCCTGATAGCCGTTGTGAAGCTGATTTTGCACGAAGATTTGATAAGACATTGCCGTTCCTCCGGCAGGCATTCTAAGACCGCTGCAAGCCGCTGGCAATCTTTACAACCGTTACAACACAGCGCGCCCCGAGATAGGCAATAACACCACCTTCGCCGTGCCATTAACGTTCTACTGCACGACCTCAACCTCCATGCCATCCTTCAGCACCTGCCCACCCTCGCCTACCGCAACCTTATCGTTCAACTGCAAGCCTTCCAGAATCTCGACGCGCTCGCCGAAATGATCGCCCAGCTTGACCTCGCGTTCCTTCAGCGTCTTGCCTTGAATGACAAACACTTTGTAGGTGCCGAACAAATACGCCGCCGCCGTTTGCGGAATGGTGAGGATCGCATCCACCTTGTCCGATTGCAGCGTCGCTTTGACGAACGAGCCGGGTTTGAGTTCGCCGCCGCGATTGACGACGAGGGCTTCGACTTCGAAAGTGCGCGTCTTTTCGTCCACGGAGGGATTGATGCGGGCGATGCGGCCG from Acidobacteriota bacterium includes these protein-coding regions:
- a CDS encoding type II toxin-antitoxin system HicB family antitoxin is translated as MSYQIFVQNQLHNGYQAMVIGLPDCVAEGVTEEEAVAKAKEALSQWLARGKLVTFEFDPDTQAANPWQKICGKYKDDPTWDDFQANIAAYRRQLNEEEAAREAAAMS